One window from the genome of Halomicrobium zhouii encodes:
- a CDS encoding molybdopterin-dependent oxidoreductase: MSEYDETDDDRYSEPDHADEDAGASPADHERLGRPIDGDPADETAGDSPGGTDTGSAGEIDRRAFLQGIGAAAAVGVSGVGLGQELDGIRAVEGTNYLGSYPYRDWEDFYREQWDWDSVARSTHGVNCTGSCSWNVYVKNGQVWREEQAADYPQFDEDVPDPNPRGCQKGACYTDYVNADHRVKYPLRRTGERGEGQWQRISWDEALTEIAEKVIEEVQAGRYDAISGFTPIPAMSPVSFASGSRLIRLLGGVSHSFYDWYSDLPPGEPLTWGVQTDNAESADWYNADYLMAWGSNVNVTRIPDAKYFLEAAYEGTKRVGVFPDYSQTAIHCDEWLSPEPGSDIALALGMARTIVDEGLYDPAHLREQTDMPLLVRQDTGKFLRASEVSGLGGGADDPSKVFVMVDGNGNLREAPGSLGNRAGEYDPDASIETGFQPQLAVDRSVGGTSVRSVWNHLLDELGQYGPDFVYEETGVGRQTYQRIAREFGQAERAKIIHGKGVNDWYHNDLGNRAIQLLLTLTGNLGRQGTGFDHYVGQEKIWTYEGWSELSFPVEGRSVATALWTYYHAGIMGNVDDDTRQRIQEAVDRDWMPLFPEERPDGSRPDPSVMFIWRGNYFNQSKGGVAVEERLWPKLDLIVDVNFRMDSSALYSDIVLPAASHYEKYDLNMTDMHSYVHPFTPAIEPLAESKTDWQIFRELAAKIQELASERDLNPVDDRSFDRQIDLTTVHDDYVRDQLSGEAGALTEDRAACEFILEHSTETNLGAAQDAPDPGEGGGGAGDDGGGASDGGGGGESRGSETGASDGDADSRYRRGQPGPTGQITMDDIDEQPRRFQAAGDHWTSPLEEGEAYTPWKRFVQDKEPWPTFTGRQQYYIDHDWFLELGEELPTHKTPLDLQDPEEYPLRYNTPHPRWSIHSTWRDNETMLRLQRGEPLVYLHPDDAAERGIEDGDVVRLYNDHDELAVQVKVYPSSEPGTARMFFAWERFQFESRGNFNTLVGMYMKPTQLVQYPEDSGEHLSFRPNYWGPTGVNSDVRVEVKLAESMDRSWRGPGGTDNVSGDTDDDIEGDEGPLDVRTETETATENGTATETDGDATVTDGGEGQ, translated from the coding sequence ATGAGTGAGTACGACGAGACAGACGACGACCGGTACAGCGAGCCAGACCACGCGGACGAGGACGCGGGCGCCTCGCCCGCGGACCACGAGCGACTCGGGCGACCGATCGACGGTGACCCCGCCGACGAGACGGCGGGCGACTCTCCCGGTGGGACCGATACCGGATCCGCCGGCGAGATCGATCGGCGCGCGTTCCTCCAGGGAATCGGCGCGGCCGCGGCGGTCGGGGTCAGCGGCGTCGGCCTCGGGCAGGAACTCGACGGGATCCGGGCCGTCGAGGGGACGAACTACCTCGGAAGCTACCCCTACCGCGACTGGGAGGACTTCTACCGCGAGCAGTGGGACTGGGACTCCGTCGCCCGGAGCACCCACGGCGTCAACTGCACCGGGAGCTGTTCGTGGAACGTCTACGTCAAGAACGGCCAGGTGTGGCGCGAGGAACAGGCCGCCGATTACCCGCAGTTCGACGAGGACGTCCCTGACCCCAACCCCCGGGGCTGCCAGAAAGGGGCCTGCTACACGGACTACGTCAACGCCGACCACCGGGTGAAGTACCCGCTCCGTCGCACGGGCGAACGCGGCGAGGGCCAGTGGCAGCGGATCTCCTGGGACGAGGCGCTCACCGAAATCGCGGAGAAAGTGATCGAGGAGGTCCAGGCCGGCCGCTACGACGCCATCAGCGGGTTCACGCCCATCCCGGCGATGAGCCCGGTGTCCTTTGCCTCGGGAAGCAGGCTGATCCGGTTGCTCGGCGGCGTCAGCCACTCCTTCTACGACTGGTACTCCGACCTGCCGCCGGGCGAGCCCCTGACCTGGGGCGTCCAGACCGACAACGCCGAGTCGGCCGACTGGTACAACGCCGACTACCTGATGGCCTGGGGGTCCAACGTCAACGTCACCCGCATCCCCGACGCGAAGTACTTCCTCGAGGCCGCCTACGAGGGGACCAAGCGCGTCGGGGTCTTCCCGGACTACTCCCAGACGGCCATCCACTGCGACGAGTGGCTCTCGCCCGAGCCCGGCTCGGACATCGCACTCGCGCTCGGGATGGCCCGCACCATCGTCGACGAGGGCCTGTACGACCCGGCGCACCTCCGCGAGCAGACCGACATGCCGCTGCTCGTCCGGCAGGATACCGGGAAGTTCCTCCGGGCGAGCGAGGTGTCGGGCCTCGGTGGCGGCGCCGACGACCCCTCGAAGGTGTTCGTGATGGTCGACGGCAACGGGAACCTCCGGGAGGCGCCCGGGTCGCTGGGCAACCGCGCCGGCGAGTACGACCCCGACGCGAGCATCGAGACCGGGTTCCAGCCGCAACTGGCCGTCGACCGGAGCGTCGGCGGGACGTCGGTCCGGTCGGTGTGGAACCACTTGCTGGACGAACTCGGCCAGTACGGGCCCGACTTCGTCTACGAGGAGACCGGCGTCGGTCGCCAGACCTACCAGCGCATCGCCCGCGAGTTCGGCCAGGCCGAACGGGCCAAGATCATCCACGGCAAGGGCGTCAACGACTGGTACCACAACGACCTGGGCAACCGCGCCATCCAGTTACTGTTGACGCTCACCGGCAACCTCGGCCGGCAGGGCACCGGCTTCGACCACTACGTCGGCCAGGAGAAGATCTGGACCTACGAGGGGTGGTCGGAGCTGTCCTTCCCGGTGGAGGGTCGGTCGGTCGCGACGGCGCTGTGGACCTACTACCACGCCGGCATCATGGGGAACGTCGACGACGACACCCGCCAGCGCATCCAGGAGGCCGTCGACCGCGACTGGATGCCGCTGTTCCCGGAGGAACGGCCGGACGGCTCCCGGCCCGACCCGTCGGTGATGTTCATCTGGCGCGGCAACTACTTCAACCAGTCCAAGGGCGGGGTCGCCGTCGAGGAACGGCTCTGGCCCAAGCTGGATCTTATCGTGGACGTCAACTTCCGGATGGACTCCTCGGCGCTGTACTCGGACATCGTCCTGCCGGCCGCGAGCCACTACGAGAAGTACGACCTGAACATGACGGACATGCACAGCTACGTCCACCCGTTCACGCCGGCGATCGAACCGCTGGCCGAGTCCAAGACCGACTGGCAGATCTTCCGGGAACTCGCCGCGAAGATCCAGGAACTCGCCAGCGAGCGCGACCTGAATCCCGTCGACGACCGGTCGTTCGACCGCCAGATCGACCTGACGACGGTCCACGACGACTACGTCCGCGACCAGCTGTCCGGCGAGGCCGGCGCCCTGACGGAGGACCGGGCCGCCTGCGAGTTCATCCTCGAACACTCGACGGAGACCAACCTCGGCGCCGCCCAGGACGCCCCCGACCCCGGCGAGGGCGGCGGTGGCGCTGGCGACGATGGCGGTGGTGCTAGCGACGGCGGCGGTGGCGGCGAGAGCCGTGGAAGCGAGACCGGCGCTAGCGACGGCGACGCCGACTCCCGCTACCGGCGCGGACAGCCCGGCCCGACCGGACAGATAACGATGGACGACATCGACGAGCAACCCCGGCGGTTCCAGGCCGCGGGCGACCACTGGACCTCGCCGCTGGAGGAGGGCGAGGCCTACACGCCCTGGAAGCGGTTCGTCCAGGACAAGGAGCCCTGGCCGACGTTCACCGGCCGCCAGCAGTACTACATCGACCACGACTGGTTCCTCGAGCTGGGCGAGGAACTCCCGACCCACAAGACGCCGCTGGACCTGCAGGACCCCGAGGAGTACCCGCTGCGGTACAACACGCCACACCCGCGCTGGTCCATCCACTCGACGTGGCGGGACAACGAGACGATGCTGCGACTCCAGCGGGGCGAACCGCTCGTCTACCTCCACCCCGACGACGCCGCGGAGCGGGGCATCGAGGACGGCGACGTGGTCCGACTCTACAACGACCACGACGAACTGGCGGTCCAGGTGAAGGTGTACCCGAGCAGCGAGCCCGGGACGGCGCGGATGTTCTTCGCCTGGGAGCGGTTCCAGTTCGAGAGCCGCGGCAACTTCAACACCCTCGTCGGCATGTACATGAAACCCACACAGCTCGTGCAGTACCCGGAGGACAGCGGCGAACACCTCTCCTTTCGCCCCAACTACTGGGGGCCCACCGGCGTCAACAGCGACGTCCGCGTCGAGGTGAAACTCGCCGAGTCGATGGACCGTAGCTGGCGCGGCCCCGGCGGCACCGACAACGTCAGCGGCGACACGGACGACGATATCGAGGGGGACGAGGGGCCGCTGGACGTCCGGACGGAGACCGAAACGGCCACCGAGAACGGGACGGCGACCGAGACGGACGGGGACGCCACCGTCACTGACGGAGGTGAGGGCCAGTGA